The following DNA comes from Anopheles coustani chromosome 2, idAnoCousDA_361_x.2, whole genome shotgun sequence.
ggttaataatttaattgttgAGGAAAAACTTTCAGATGACAacaattgtatttttatttgtatacataattttatcaacattaatTTGGCATACAGTATCATgattgcaaaaatgaaaattcattcatttaaaGTTTGAGTCGGATTATAGGAAAGAGCAAAGTTTTACGCCGAAACACTTGTTTTTGAAagaatgaaatgaatgaatgaatctcttTTGTAAACCAAtattttggaagaaaattctcACACGTTAAAAGCATTTTTATGGTCCTATTCTTCCCCTCTTCCAGGATGCTATCAAGGTGGCCAAAAATAAGCCAGCAGATTCGGGTGTCCTGGTACCATCGGATCCTTCCTACGAACCTCCGGCGCCTGCGTCCCATCCACCTCAGCATCAGCATAGTCCACCACCGAACCGTCCCATCGCCGTCGTTCCCTCGACTCCCACCCCCGTTTCCGTTCACTCAACACCATCCTTGAATGCGGTCTTCATCCGGCCTCATTCACAGCCGGTCGCGTCCAACTATCTCCCTCCGACAACGGACCACCAATACTTGCCCCCTTCATCGGTGGGTGCTCCTCCTCCAGCCAGCAGATACTACCCGACGGTTTCCGCGCGACCACCGGCCCTCGACCTTTATGTCCCCTCAACCACATACACTCCTCTGACCGGCAACGAGCTGTCTTCGACTCCCATCGCCGTATACGCTCCTTCGTCCACGCCGTCGCCATTGAGGGACAGGTCGGAGGCCCATCTACCACCGCTCGTGATCTACAACCACAACGCACCGTCTGTTCCCGGATCCGATCATGGTGGGTATGTGGCGGCAACAACCTACAACCCACCGCACCGGCGAAGGAGACCTCACCCAGCCGAAAGGCGCCGTCGGCCGTCGTCAAGTGAGCCGATTCTGATCAGCTCCTCGAGGCCCTACGTGGAGCACACCACCCCACCATCGGTGCATCTCAAACCGCTGGCCGTGCAGCTGCAATCGATCGAGTCCGGCAACGAGCTGCTCGAGCACTCTCAACCCTCGTTCAACCGCGATCTAATCGATCCACCACCGCAATCCGCTGGCCAGTACCAGCGCCGATACTACGGCGACGTCGTCGTTCCCGAGCAGGAGGTAACCGTGCGGAGGTCTGGCGAAAGCCACCCGTACGATGGCGTGGCCGTCACGAACGATGGCTTCCGGTATTATTTGCCCCGGCAGTACCACGAGGAGCGCAACTCGGGCAGTGACACCCGGGATGGTTCCTTTGGGTACATCGATCCGTTCGGGATTCGGCGCGTCGTGTACTACAACACCGGACCCAACAAGGGTTTCGTCCACCGGAAAAACAACCGCTTCGTTGGGTTCGACGCGACACCGTACGACCCAAGGCCGGTCGCGTAGAACGCTTGGTATCATCCGTTCGCTTCCTTCGCCACACTAACACCCGGGTCTTGCGTCCCAACTGAGGATCAATTCCGAATACCTCCATTATTTATTTCCCATTAAAAAGGCCCACGTGAACCTCATAGTCGCACGGTGCGTGCTTGAAGGAATGTCTTCAACGCCTCCGTATCACCCGACCTAGCATAGATTTCACCATGACCAGACGAACTAGATGCAATTAACATGAACTACCTTTTCCTCCCTCTTGGGCCAGGGTCGGGCACGAGTGTCCGCATGGAAGAACAAACCGAGGACGACTATGACTTTGAAGCCGAAGGCAACGAACGTAGGCTGGTGGACTCTGTGCGGCCGTCCGTGGAATGGGTCGAATTGCGAACGGAGATCTCCCGCGATATGTAGATTTGGTGGGAGGCTCATGAAATTCGATTGCACTTAGCTCACAGGCGACGATGACCTCGCCGGCGGTTGGGCTGATTGGTTTTACAAATCAGATTAACGAAGCGGGCGCCGATCTCCCGCCAGACACTTGAAGAGATCGTCACGTTGCTCGGACGAGAGGGCAAAAGAACTTTACTCCACCGGCAAAGGTGAAGTATCCGAAGAAGTGCAACTCTCCACAATTTCATTTAGAAAAAGATCACATCGACATCGATGTCTCTGCCATTTCGTAGCGTTTCGGCGTTGCAGCTTCCATCAAGCTAAATTGTGGAAGCGAACTTATTTCTTATTTCAACCGCCTGAATGATCAATGGCGGCAGTTCATTTTGGTAAACTCAATGGATCCATcataatacatttttaaacttcTTTGCAAAGGTCATTTACAGAACCAAATGAAGTCATTTACAGGTGACACCCTTCCCTTGTTGGTGATAGATCTTGATTACTCTATTTGATTTGATCACGATCACGCTTTACATTATTTAAATGTCATTGCTTGCTAGCAAGTTTCCCGTGGCGTTTGGTAACCACGAATGTGAAGGCGTAGGCACATACTTGATGGTCATTTATCTTGAACATTAGCAAACTACTCACACCATTACATAGATGAGATGTTCGATTGTCATAGTTTACATTTTTGAATCAAAATTAACTCCCCATATGAGATGAaccttattttatttgtttgaccgGGAAACATTCCACGACCCCCGTGCCTGGCATAAGTCAACAGCAACGTGTTCATTGTCAACGTTTGTCTTTCCGTTTATTTTACCCTCTCTAGCCCACAAGCCGTACGGTTAGTTGTACTTTTGCAAATTGCCATAATTTTAAGCGTAGTCTAATGATAAGTTTTAAGAGTCGCAACTAAGCATGAGCTACGgtggatagttttttttttttaacttatgATGATATAGTAACGTAATATTCCACTCCTTCTCCCCCGATTCCGTCTTACTTGCTTTTCCTGTTTCAAgataaaaatcttcaaaatccGTTACGTCATATCGTACCATAGGAAACGAAATGCTTGAAGAAGTAACCAAGCTATAACCAGAATTTTACAACAAATTGCCATACCAGCTTGAAGTAGAAGCACGCTGTTAGGATATATGCAAAACAATGCGATATATGAAGGAGCAGGGAATCTGCGTTACaccacgtgtgtgagtgtttttgttttagaaacgATCGCAAGTAAAACGCACTTCGATCCGAATACGCTTTGCTTTAACTACTCACACCTCAGTACCGTAACGCTTGCTCGTATGCCACATTTCTCCGGCAATAGATCTTCATTTCTAAAACCGCTTTTTTATTCCATGCTTCCGAACCAAATCAcatccaaaacaaaatcgCAAATCAAACAGCAAGATTCCATTTCATTGACATTGACGTTAAATGGCACCGTTGAGGAAACATAAAGTAAGGATGCACATAAGAAATGAACTTCCGTTACGGAGAAAGCCGCACTGTTCCGTCGTAGCCAATACGGCGATAGTCAACATGGCGGTCATGTACGAGCGTTTGAAAGCCCCTAAAGATGATATTAAAACCCCGATAACGAATAGTCGAACGAGCTCCAGTGCAGCGCAGTAATGTcgagaaataaaacgaaagctTGCTGTTAGTGTTAGGTAGTCACACATCAGAGACGAAACATCGCTTCCGGAAAGTTACCGGAAAATGGTAGGTTTCAATAAAGAGAACGATCTGATCGAGAGAATTCATGAAACACAGTGAAAACATGTTCAGTGACATGGTATGTTTAGCGCCTATCCGAAAGCCCTACGGGATCATGAAATCAGGTTCCTTCCGGAAGCGACCTTGTTCACCTCTCCCACCTTGCGTTCGTGGATGCCACAGTTTTTGAGGTATAAAAATCTTCCACGGTTGTCAATTCCATCGGCAAACGCGAATAGTTCTCACGATGGTAAGTATTGAGGGTAAAGTTTACAGGAGTACCTGTCCTGATTCACGTTGATCTTCACGCAGAGAACGCTTCTTCCTGTTgggttgttgttggtgctggCCCGGGATATACTGGCCGCCCCTGGTGGTGATCTCCCAGCTGTCCCGCCCGTACCTTCCTTCGTAGAACAGCTGGCTGTGGTAAACTATGGCACCGATGGTCCCGTCGCGGTCACCACACACATCGAGAACGCAGCCGGTGACAAGCTGGACTTCAATGGGGACCACTTTTTCGGGCGTGATCAGGAAAAGCACGACTTTAATCGGCAGGCACACGTCAATCTGGAACGTGTTCGATCGCAGGTTCCTGATCTAAGACGTTTCTTGGGAAGATCGATCGTGAAACGTGAGGGATATCCATATCCACCGGCTGTGGTACCACCGACTCACTacgaaccaccaccaacaagtCCTCCaccgaccaccaccactaccaccaccaccactacaacCGAGGCACCGCCAACGACAACTCCGGGAGTACCTCACGAAGTGTACGGACTTCCCCCTGGGGAGCCGGAATCGAAACCTTGCGAGTCGAAAACCTGGGGAGATAGTCCAGATTGTGTCGTAAGTGAACTGTTGCCCCTACTTCCTGTAGTTAATCTTCCAGTTGTGCCACCAGTGGAGCAGAACAACGAAGAAGACTTGTCAGGGAATACCTGGCAGGAACCAGTTAAAACTTCCCTGTACGAACTCACCGAGCTTGTCGGGAACGTCTTCGAGGGGGATGTAGGGGAAACTACTGACCCAACTGATGACTCCACACCAAGTGTCGTCGCTTCCGGGTGCTCAGACTGTACCTTTTCTCAGCTTCCCGAGTTACCAGCGCTTGTCTATCCAGTTCTCCCCGCTAATCCCCCGGAGACGACTCTGCCGACAACTGTTGCTCCTCTACCGGAGCCGCAAGTGCCAGATTGTCTCCCGCTGGAGTTCCTCAAAACCCAACCCAAAGCACCATTGCAAACTGTGCCGTCTGTTCCCAGGGAGGCTTACGACGAACCAGCGCTAGTCGATTTACGGGGAGCTCAGGACAGGAAGGAAACCTCAAACGTGTTGTCTACGCAGTCGCAGGTAATCCTTGTCCGCGGCATGGAGCCATATCCTGTGCTGAAAGCGAAGGAAAGTCACCATACCACGCAAGGAACATCACCATATCGTCAAACCAAGCAGCGTGGTTCGGTACGGTTTGTTCACACTTTCAAGCGAACGGACAACAAATTTGGCAAGCTGAACGACGATGAAGTGGATGGACTTACTGGAGGAGAGCAACCGGTGGAAGTGAATCAGTATGTGCTGTGTACCGTTGATTGCTACGCGCTGGAGGAGAAGGTCCGGGCACCCGAAACACCAGCCATGGAGATACCGAGCGATGGGCGATTGTGGTAGaagaattaattaaattttagtgtAAATGTGTTCACTAGAAAATGGTGACTTGAGAACATGGATTTACAACTTGTATGCAAGtaaatgtgtttaatttttaaagatAGCCATGCACTAATGGAGTGTTTTTTAACTGTCAATGGGTAATCAATGCGCACAATTCACCCAAGCgaaggtaaaaaaatgttaaggcTAATTAATACTAAATTCAGTCGAAATATGTTTAACAACTCATACGACTTACGGCCACTTCTTCTACAATATTCGATCCTACCACTCTGCATTATCAAAGTTCAACATGACCGGAAAAGAAATACAATTTGTAAAGAAGCCACATAGATTAAGAGTACATGTGCGTTGAACTTATGCAAGGTTATCATAAAACTGTACATCTTAAAATTAGACTAAATTGTTTCTTGCAAAATTATGCCCCTTTCAtccatttaaaaattattacaatCTCCTCTCTTTTACCTTTACAATAACCACGTTTTCGCGAAATACAATATCGATAAGCAGAACTGCTTCATTCTTGACCCAATTCATTAAAATTGATCTTTAAACAAATGTGGTTTATTGCCACCTACATGATATGCAAATATCAACGATCCGGAACTCTGTCACGTTGTTCGTAAAATAACTTCATCAAATTGTTTGGCTATTAACAcatccacctcctcctccctctCCTGATCATCGTCACAACAGGAACAGTTAAGCCAAGACAATTTTTCTCTGCTTCCGTCCACAATAGCAACAAACTCTCCCTCCTCTGTCCTACAAATGGCGATCATATGATCGTGGTGTTCTCTCTCTCCCGAGGGGCGCGTTTCGCTTTTCTTGGATCTTGCTCACGAATGTTTTGACTCATATGTTATTATTCAAGGTCAGTCAAATGCGTGCGCCTAGCAATGCATTCCACCGCCAACCCGCGGACTCTACCGATAGATCGCACCGAAGATCGTTGCTGTGGTGTGCGTGTAAGACATTCGCGGTCAGTTTGGAGCTGGCTGTATAAAAACGCTTACAATGCGTTACGTGCTCGCATGGTGGAGAGATCAACAATAAACATAACATAATGCCGGTACTACGGAGAGAAACTGAAATGTGAAATCAATCGATAAACTAACATAGAAACTGGTTAGAATCCAATTGTTAGTTTTATATTTGAAATTGTTGAAAGCATCGAACGCACATTTCGCGCTATTGGATCCGCTGGATGCGGACGTAGGCAATGTGGATCACACAGATTTCGGGTCGAACATTAGTGTGCGTGCGGTCGAAGGGCTAATCAACTGATCAATCGGACATTTACCGAATGCATAGGCGTTGAGAGACGATCTTATTTGCTTTCCAGGCTTGTGACTGGCACCGATTATCGCTACGTTGGATCTTTCAGTGAACCGGCAGGGCCCGACCGGTGATCAGTACTTTTCCCGTGTCGATCTAGTAGAGAGACCTCACATTGTGCAATAACAATGAATCTTCCCCGAGGACGTGCGATCACCAAGCTGCTCCGATCGCCGGTCGTACAAAAATGTCAACTTTCCTCCGGCAGCGTCCGGTATGCAGAAAACAGGGCCTTCAAGCTCGAACATTTGGTAATAGAGTTTGGTTAAACGCTCATTTCAGGGGTGTCAAAGGATTCGATGAAATGCCTGGACCAAGAGGCCCACTCGGTTTGGGTAACCTGTATCAATACCTGCCAGGGATTGGTGAGCATAAATCTTGTAATGGCTTACAGTTCGCAAACCACGAAACTTACATTAAAATCGAATTGCCCATGCGCAGGACGCTACAGCTTCGACGAACTGCACCGTTCCGGGGAGGATAAGTACGCCCAGTATGGCTCGATCGTTAGAGAAACGATGGTTCCTGGGCAGGATATAGTTTGGCTGTACGATCCAGCCGATATAGCCACCATCCTGGACGATCGCACACCCGGCATTTATCCATCGCGTCGTAGTCATACCGCACTGGAAAAGTATCGAAAGGATCGTCCGAATGTGTACCGAACGGCGGGACTTTTGCCGACGTATGTTCAAGGATAATTGAAAGGCatgaaagtttaatttaagatggagtttcgtttttcgatgtttgttttaagGAATGGAATAgaatggtggaaaatcagATCAGAACTTCAAAAGGGGCTTAGCTCTCCGCAAAGCGTACGAAACTTTCTACCTGCCACCGACAAGATTACCAGGGAGTTCGTGATACGGACCCAAAAAATGCTGAAAGATTCGGCCCAAACCACCCAAAACGATGACAATGCAGACGGTGTcttgatggaaaattttatGCCGGCCATCTCTCGCTTAAACCTGGAATGTACGAAGGTGGCTTTATTCGAATGTTGAATCGCTCGAAAAATTACCTTCTTTTCCGTTGCAGTGATATGCTTGCTGGCCTTTGACGTGCGGCTCAATAGCTTCTCTGAGGAGCAAATGGAACCAAACTCACTGTCGAGCCGTCTGATGGAATCGGCTGAAACGACCAACTCCTGTATCCTTCCAACTGATCAGGGCTTCCAGCTGTGGCGCTACTTCGAAACGCCCACCTACAGACGTTTGCGTAAAGCGCAGGAATTCATGGAGAAGACGGCCGTCGAGCTCGTTTCGGAGAAGCTGCTGTACTTCGACGAAGATCAGCAACGTTTGGCCAGTGGCGAACATGGTTCCAAGTCGCTGATGGAAGAATATTTGCGCAATCCGAACCTGGAGCTAAACGATATCATTGGCATGGCAGCCGATTTGTTGCTCGCGGGGGTTCATACAAGCAGCTATACCATCGCCTTTGCGCTGTACCATCTCGGACGGCACGCAAGCACCGTCCAGGAACGACTTTATCAGGAGGCGAAAGCAATCTTACCCGATCCACGCGATAATCGAATTGGAGCTGCCGCGTTGGGTTGTAAGTAAATTCGAATGACAGGATACTTTCACACCAAACAActtcaaacaaaatttaccCTATTCGATCAAGCGGAAGCGTCATACTGCCGGGCGGTGCTAAAGGAAACATTTCGACTCAATCCCATCTCGGTCGGCGTCGGGCGGATCCTGAACCGTGATCACGTTCTCGGAGGATATCAAGTACCGCGTGGAACGGTGGTTGTAACGCAGAATATGATTTCCTGCCGGCAAGAGACATTTTTTCGCGACGCGGATAAGTTCATCCCGGAACGTTGGGTTCGCGAAACGAGGGAACCTGTGAACCCATACCTGGTGCTTCCGTTCGGGCACGGAATGCGATCATGTATTGCACGTAGACTTGTCGAGCAGAGCATGCTAGTGTTATTGCTAAGGGTAACCAACCATCAACACCGCTACCGATTGAGACGAACTTCCCATTTACCAAATTTCTCCATCaatatttcttttcgttaCAGCTAGTGCGTTCTTTCGAAATTGAATGGGCCGGCACCGTTCCAATGGACGTGAAGACGAAACTTATTAATCAACCAGACCAACCCATTAAGCTTCGATTCAAGCCGAGACCAAAATAAACATGGGAAGAAAATCTATTTCAATGTTATGATACGATGCAATGCAAGCATAGTAAACGGATTTgataaattacaaaattaaattatgaatGGTAAAAGTTAAATAGCCTACAGAggaattttaaaccatttgctATTTAAAGAAAGAATACGAGAAAACCTCATAATAAACTGAGACGATTAAGAACGATAGCTTTAGATCAATttgctttaaaataaatagaacaatATTTATGCCATATCTACAAATTGATCGTCAACCTGCTTTTTGAACGAGCCGCCATccgaaaataaagaaaaccgaGACCAAACGTGTTGTGTGTTCTTTCTTTACTTTCTCCACAGAATGTTCCACGCTTTTGTGTTGATTTTAGTCTGAACGGTTTTAATAATTATATATTCCCCACCTGGAGTCGATGGAAACACACACCCGACGACGCTCAGCATTCCCCTTTAACCGCTCACTTCTTGGCCGCAACCTTCTTCTTGTCATCCTTCTTCGACACACGGTTGCGTCGCTTGGGCAGCGGTTTGGTGCCCTTGACAGGCTTGCCGAACAGCATACCGTTGCTGACAACCTCGCGCTTCAACTTCTTGTACTGCGCGGTCACGATGCGGTTGCGTTCGCTGCGGGCCAGGCGGAGCTTGAACCGATCGAAATCGTTCATGTGGAAACGCTACACAGAAGCAAAGAAGGTAACAACGTTAAAGATACTGACAAGTAGTAAATACGTTAAAGGCGCCGGTGTTTTATCTCGCCGATCGCGCAATTTTGCAATTCTACCCAATTGTTTTACACTCGAAAGATTGATTGAATCCTTTTTCCTATTTCAGAACAGTAGTTAGCTTCATATTTGTATCAGCCGGCATTTCCTATCATGTGTTTAGTTAAGAGGGTTCATCACGGTTATGGATCAGATTCACGAATTTTTCGAGCCATACAAATCGGTGGAGGATAAAACCGGATATTGCACGATGGACATACGGATGCACTTGAGATACCCACCTTATACTTGGCGACCGCACGTTCTTGCCATCTCGTCTCATTAAATTTCTCCTTGATCTTCAAGTCCTCAAGAGCTTTACGGACACTATGTGTCCTAGCGGTGAACGGGAAGCGGACACGGAACTTCGTCAGATGCAGATGGTTCACAGAGTACTGCTGCCGTGGTACACCGCTGGTGGGGCCATCAATCAGTACCTACATCCAGATGACGGTGAATGGAAATGGATGAACGACGAACAACATTAGTACAGCGCTACAGCAATCAAGAACGTCTCAAATAACTCGTTTCATTTTAACGCGAAGGCTTCAGATTTTGGAAGAATTCTTCAGTTTGTAATCGGACGGCTCTTCCTAAGATAATAATAGTTTTCCGTAGAAAACATCATCACTGAAGCGAAGGTTTGTATTTTATTCGCTCCTGCCTTTTAGGTGGACGGCTAAAATGAGAGTCATCCGAAGACGATTGGCACAACACTTACCCGATTTTGATCAATCACGTTGACGATGCATACTAGACGTCCCTTGTACTTTCCAACGGCGCACTTGGCGACGCGGCCAGTTTCCACAAACCTTTTGAACGGCTACAATCAAGTGAAGAAAACTTTAGTACGTTGTTGACAAGGGTTCGCATCAATCCGCTCGAAGCCGATGTCGTTAGAAAACGGTGAAGTTAATTGCAAACCCGATTCGGCTTTCACACTTCCCCATGGGCTGGTGGTAGGGTAAGCGTTCCCAAAAGCAACGCGAACAATTGACAGATAAACATGTGGCACAGGGCTTGCGGTTTCCTGTAATATTGACCGATATTCACAGCCCACCAACGCCACTGAAGTCAACTTCACCGGCAATATCATTTTTCTGTATGGTATTGCACATTCCTTGAGTAACAGCGCGTAACTTCACCATTTTCTACGACAATTCTCGGAGGAGCAGCAGAGAAACAGAACATCACAGCTTACCATCTTGAACCGGAAAGAACGTTGACAGCGGTCCTATAATCGCAGGAAAATAATGGCTGTCAGATT
Coding sequences within:
- the LOC131264703 gene encoding uncharacterized protein LOC131264703, translated to MWPRCELVYLEGANASWGSPESNQYHIQTDEGPERYFRYQTDNGQFRKEKRLQDGTVIGTDAWIDASGYLRQNDYIADHKGYRILKSKTVFVGRDRPIQDAIKVAKNKPADSGVLVPSDPSYEPPAPASHPPQHQHSPPPNRPIAVVPSTPTPVSVHSTPSLNAVFIRPHSQPVASNYLPPTTDHQYLPPSSVGAPPPASRYYPTVSARPPALDLYVPSTTYTPLTGNELSSTPIAVYAPSSTPSPLRDRSEAHLPPLVIYNHNAPSVPGSDHGGYVAATTYNPPHRRRRPHPAERRRRPSSSEPILISSSRPYVEHTTPPSVHLKPLAVQLQSIESGNELLEHSQPSFNRDLIDPPPQSAGQYQRRYYGDVVVPEQEVTVRRSGESHPYDGVAVTNDGFRYYLPRQYHEERNSGSDTRDGSFGYIDPFGIRRVVYYNTGPNKGFVHRKNNRFVGFDATPYDPRPVA
- the LOC131266784 gene encoding cytochrome P450 302a1, mitochondrial, yielding MNLPRGRAITKLLRSPVVQKCQLSSGSVRGVKGFDEMPGPRGPLGLGNLYQYLPGIGRYSFDELHRSGEDKYAQYGSIVRETMVPGQDIVWLYDPADIATILDDRTPGIYPSRRSHTALEKYRKDRPNVYRTAGLLPTNGIEWWKIRSELQKGLSSPQSVRNFLPATDKITREFVIRTQKMLKDSAQTTQNDDNADGVLMENFMPAISRLNLELICLLAFDVRLNSFSEEQMEPNSLSSRLMESAETTNSCILPTDQGFQLWRYFETPTYRRLRKAQEFMEKTAVELVSEKLLYFDEDQQRLASGEHGSKSLMEEYLRNPNLELNDIIGMAADLLLAGVHTSSYTIAFALYHLGRHASTVQERLYQEAKAILPDPRDNRIGAAALGSEASYCRAVLKETFRLNPISVGVGRILNRDHVLGGYQVPRGTVVVTQNMISCRQETFFRDADKFIPERWVRETREPVNPYLVLPFGHGMRSCIARRLVEQSMLVLLLRLVRSFEIEWAGTVPMDVKTKLINQPDQPIKLRFKPRPK
- the LOC131266794 gene encoding large ribosomal subunit protein eL14 isoform X1 — protein: MPFKRFVETGRVAKCAVGKYKGRLVCIVNVIDQNRVLIDGPTSGVPRQQYSVNHLHLTKFRVRFPFTARTHSVRKALEDLKIKEKFNETRWQERAVAKYKRFHMNDFDRFKLRLARSERNRIVTAQYKKLKREVVSNGMLFGKPVKGTKPLPKRRNRVSKKDDKKKVAAKK